CCGACGGGCTCCCGCACTACGGCATCAACACCGGGTTCGGCGCGCTCGCGAACAAGCGCGTCCCGGACGAGCAGCTCACCGCCCTCCAGCGAAACTTACTGCTGAGTCACGCGGTCGGCGTGGGCGAACCGGTGCCGCCCGGAATTACGCGGATCATGCTCCAGTTGAAGGCGCACGCGCTCGGGCTGGGCTACTCCGGCGTGTCGCTCCCGGTATTTCGACGACTCATCGAGTTCGACCGCGCGAATCTGCTTCCCGTGGTACCGAGCCGCGGGAGCGTGGGGGCGTCCGGCGATCTCGCGCCACTCGCGCACCTCTGCTTGCCACTGATTGGCCTGGGCGAATTCTGGGACGACGACCGGCGCGGGCGCGTACCAGCGGCCGACGTGCTCCGCGCACACGAACTCGCGCCGGTCGCGCTCGCGGCAAAGGACGGGCTGGCGCTCATCAACGGCACGCAGCTCATGGCCGCGTATGGGGCGTGGATACTTGAACGGTGTTCGCGCCTCGTGGACTTGTTCGACCTCGCCGCCGCGATGTCGCTGGAAGCGCTCCAGGGGAGCATCGCGCCGTTCGACGCGCGCATCCACGCGATCCGCCCGCACCCGGGGCACGGCGCGGTCGCGTCCAACGTGCGGTTCTTATTGCAAGAGAGCGAGATCCTCGAATCACACCGCAATTGCGGGAAGGTGCAAGACCCGTACTGCCTGCGGTGCGTGCCTCAAGTTCACGGCGCGAGTCGCGATGCGCTGGCCTACGCGAGTGGCGTGCTGGAAACCGAGATCAACGGCGTGACAGATAATCCGCTGGTGTTCGAGGCCGGCGACATCGTCAGTGGGGGAAACTTCCACGGTCAGCCGCTCGCGCTGGCGCTCGACTTTGCCGCGATCGCGCTGGCGGAGTACGCGAGCATCTCCGAGCGCCGAATCTACCTTCTGCTCGAAGGGCACGACGGCTTACCGAAGTTGCTCATGCGCGAAACGGGACTCAATTCGGGGTTCATGATCCCGCAATACACGGCCGCGGCGCTCGTGAGCGAGAACAAGGTGTTGTGCCACCCGGCGAGCGTCGATTCGATCCCGACGAGCCTCGGCCAAGAAGACCACGTGAGTATGGGGAGCATTTCCGCCGTGAAGTTGCTCGCGGTGCTGAAGAACGTGGACACCGTACTGGCGATCGAACTCCTGACCGCGGCCCAAGCACTCGATTACCGGCTGCCGTTACGACCGGGCCGCGGAGTCGAAGCGGCCCACCAGTGCGTTCGGGCGGTCACGGCGCACCGCGAAGCCGACTACCTGTTCCAGGATGATTTGCGCCGCGTCGCGGAACTGCTCGACGGCCGCGCGCTGCTGGACGCGGCCTTCGCCGGTTAAACTGACGCGCCGGGCGGGTGAACGAGCTGGGCCGCCCACACCGCGTCGGGCACGGACAGCCGCGGTTCCGGGTCGAACTCGTAAAGGAACATGCTGTAACCCGCCGCGTCGTAGATGCGGTGGAGGATCGCTTGCAGATCGATTGTCGGCTCAAGTTCGCCGGGCCGCAGTGGGATCGGGATCGTCGGCAGCGCGTCGCGGACGCCCAGGGGCCAGAGCGCAGCTTGGGGCGCGTTGCCCTGCCGGTCCGCGTACCGGCTGACGATGGCGTAGTAGTCGCACGACGGGAGCCGGTCCCACGGCATCTTTTCGTGCGCGCGGAGCAGGTCGATCTCGACGAAGTTCGTTTTGCTCGCAAGGATGCGCTGCACCTTCGCGAGGTACTGGTCGCGCCCGTTGGTCTTGTTCGTCGGGCTGAGCAGTTCGATGACCGTGACCACCTCGTTCTTCGCCCGGTCGCGGATTTCGAGGTACGGGAACCGCTCTTCTTCCACAATCACCGGCATCCCGACGTAAGCTGGAGCGCCGACCGCGACACCACCGCTCGTTGCGCCGAATTGCGGACCGGTGTGGAGCGACAAGTCGGGTCGGCCGAGCGCGAACCGCTCCTTCGCACTCGGTTCGTGAATATAGAGGTGCCCTTCGATGCGGACGTAGTACCGGGGTTGCACCTGCGCGGTCAGCACTTCACGAACGGCGGGAATGAAACTGTCGTGGAAGTCGTTCCACACGTCCGGGCGCTCGATGTACGGGTTCATTCCGGGAAACGGCGACGGCATCTGGCACCCTCCGCGACGATTGGCGCACCGATTATACCATCCGCTGTCGCTCCCGCGAACGCCACACTGTGGGGCGCCTGCTATACTGTTTCACATCAAGGTCAACCGAGAGGTTTGGGATATGGCAGGCCACAGCCACTATAAGAACATGGTCCGCCACAAGAACGTGGTGGACGCCAAGCGGGGCAAGCTGTTCAGCAAGCTGAGCCGGTACATCATCATCGCGGCGCGCGCCGGCGGCGGCGACCCGACGATGAACCTGAGGCTCCGCTACGCCATCGACAAGGC
The Gemmata palustris DNA segment above includes these coding regions:
- the hutH gene encoding histidine ammonia-lyase, translating into MSAPRITVRNLHADLAASIEHFARDTSAVERSRARVEAALADGLPHYGINTGFGALANKRVPDEQLTALQRNLLLSHAVGVGEPVPPGITRIMLQLKAHALGLGYSGVSLPVFRRLIEFDRANLLPVVPSRGSVGASGDLAPLAHLCLPLIGLGEFWDDDRRGRVPAADVLRAHELAPVALAAKDGLALINGTQLMAAYGAWILERCSRLVDLFDLAAAMSLEALQGSIAPFDARIHAIRPHPGHGAVASNVRFLLQESEILESHRNCGKVQDPYCLRCVPQVHGASRDALAYASGVLETEINGVTDNPLVFEAGDIVSGGNFHGQPLALALDFAAIALAEYASISERRIYLLLEGHDGLPKLLMRETGLNSGFMIPQYTAAALVSENKVLCHPASVDSIPTSLGQEDHVSMGSISAVKLLAVLKNVDTVLAIELLTAAQALDYRLPLRPGRGVEAAHQCVRAVTAHREADYLFQDDLRRVAELLDGRALLDAAFAG
- a CDS encoding DUF4058 family protein; protein product: MPSPFPGMNPYIERPDVWNDFHDSFIPAVREVLTAQVQPRYYVRIEGHLYIHEPSAKERFALGRPDLSLHTGPQFGATSGGVAVGAPAYVGMPVIVEEERFPYLEIRDRAKNEVVTVIELLSPTNKTNGRDQYLAKVQRILASKTNFVEIDLLRAHEKMPWDRLPSCDYYAIVSRYADRQGNAPQAALWPLGVRDALPTIPIPLRPGELEPTIDLQAILHRIYDAAGYSMFLYEFDPEPRLSVPDAVWAAQLVHPPGASV